From the Pediococcus acidilactici genome, the window TTGGAGATGACGTTGAACATTACTCTTTAAAAAGATGATTGCCACTCCATTCATCAATCCATCGTGGGTAAACACTTAATCATAACGACGTCTTTAAACGTCAAAACTTTTTCACGGGTACGCTCATGATGCAACTGATTTGCGGATGGAGCTAACATTCTTGCCTTTTCGACGGTTCTGGCAATCTGAGAACCAAGGCCATCTGAGAAGTTTTTGATTGAAGAGGAACTATTTCCTTTCCTCAATTAGAATACTATCATAGTTTGAAAGCGGTTGCAATATAAAGGCTCGAATCAATAAAGAAATATTTCTTTGCTACAATTTTTAATGCACGTAATTGCATAAAAGCTTGGTAATGCGCTGTTAACGAGGTTACCACGCGTAATGTTACCAGAGCCCAAATCTTTCCGGTTAACTAAATTAGGGAGCTAATCGAAATTCACGATTAACTCCCTAATTCTAATAATCTACTGCAATTTAGCCGAAACGTGTTTTCAACCTCAGCTTTTTCCGGCTAACTAAATATGGGAACTAATCGCCAAAGCCGTGATTAGCGCCCATGTTCTGTTAGTCCTCAAAAGCTACCCGAGGCTGGAAACACTCTAAATTAAACTACTCCACCCAAATCTTCACACCCTTATAGATGTTGTAAATGAAAAGGGCCAACGCCGCGATTCCCATCAGACCAACAATTAGAAACAGTACTAAAGAGCTGGTTGGAAATTGATTTCCCGAGAAGCTGTGCGCAGTAGCGAGGATTCCTAACCCAAATGCTAAGGGCAGCAAAATTGTTGGAATAAGGTGCAGCCAAAACGCTGTCACAGCGTGACGATGAGCTGGAGCATACTGAACGTTGCTGGTAAGCACCATCACGATAATCGGAAAAATAATTGGCAGAAAAAAGATGCTGAAATATGAAAGTGAACTTAAAAATTTGTTTTCGGTAGACATCAAAACGCTCTCCTTAAATTATTTACATTGATAAATTTATTTTACTTATGAGGTGACAAAAAAGTTTATTTTGTAAGCTGCTAAATTTTGCAAGCAAGATTAATTTATCCGCATAAAATTATTATGGTGATAAAAATAGGGGCTCGAAAAAATTCTCGCCCCTGTAGTATATAAACTACCAAATAAAAGTGCAATATCGTTTAAATATGCTTAAGCCATCGTTAAATAATTAGCCCTTTTTTGCTTCCCTAGCCTTGCTTTTAGCGCGCAACTCATCCTTTAATTTTTCAATGTCTGCTTCGTGAGCACTTTTCCATTTTTTATAGGAAAAACGTGCATCCGTATCAGTATCCCCAATCTTCATACCAGTTTCTAACCAGAAGACTGCCTCGGATAAACTACCAAAATTACGCATCCAAAGGGTGTGCCCATTTGCGGAATCTAAAGCAACGTAAGAACGAAACTTTTTAGTCAAATACGTGTGTTTGCGAATCTTGAAGGCTTTTCGTTGTCGAGTTAGCTTGTAATCAGGAAGAATATAGTGCCCAGGGTGCTTTAAAACGGGGACGTTATCCTGCCGTTGGCTCTTAAATTCTACAAGCATTGCCTTCGCGGTGGGTTGGTCGATAATATGTACGTCAAAATTTGCCATGTAAACTCCTCCTGATTATATTTCTAGTAATATTTTAGCATAAATATTAACTAACCGGTTTAACAAAGCCCTACTTTATAAATCTCTTAATTTGAGTATGCTTCTAAATTGGTATACAATGCTATTTGCATTATTTTTTATTATTTACTATATAGAAAGGAGACCATTTATATGCGTAAGTATATTTCAGAACTTATTGGTACTTTTGTATTGGTCTTTGTAGGAACGGCAGCAGTAACGATTGCTCATGAAAACGTTGTTGGAATTGGATTAGCCTTTGGGTTAGCCGTAACCATTATGGCTTATTCGGTAGGAGCAATCTCAGGAGGACACTTTAACCCTGCAGTTACTCTTGGAATGTGGATGAACAAACGAATGAGCGGCGCAGATGCCGTTTATTACGTGATTTCCCAATTTATTGGAGCAGTTTTGGCTTCTGGAATGGTGAAGTACTTCCTATCTGCAATGGGCGCTTCCACAGCTAACTTGGGTCAAACTGATTTCACTAAGATTTCAGCGTTCCCTGCGTTAGTTACTGAAGCATTGGTTACGTTCTTGTTTGTATTAGTAATTCTATTCGTTACTAGCAAACAATACGGTAACGCCAACTTTGCTGGATTGATTATTGGCCTAACATTGGCATTGATGATCATCGCCACCCTTAACTTAACTGGTGGTTCATTGAACCCTGCACGGAGTTTTGGACCTGCTATTTTAGTGGGTGGCAGTGCGTTATCCCACTTCTGGGTTTACGTGGTTGCTCCACTAGTTGGTGGTGCAGTTGCTGCCGTTGTAGCTAAGGCTCTAGGTAGTGAAGCTGAATAATTAGCTGAGTAATAAAACAGGCTGAGGATTGGGATGATGCCCAATTTCCTCAGCCTATTTTTTATGCCGATTTTTCCGCCGCTCTAAATTAAGTTCGCGTTGTAAGTGGTCAACTTTACGATCCAGTTGGTCGATTTTTTCAAATAAGCGGCTAAAATCATCTTTGTTAGCATCGGTAGTTTG encodes:
- a CDS encoding aquaporin, which codes for MRKYISELIGTFVLVFVGTAAVTIAHENVVGIGLAFGLAVTIMAYSVGAISGGHFNPAVTLGMWMNKRMSGADAVYYVISQFIGAVLASGMVKYFLSAMGASTANLGQTDFTKISAFPALVTEALVTFLFVLVILFVTSKQYGNANFAGLIIGLTLALMIIATLNLTGGSLNPARSFGPAILVGGSALSHFWVYVVAPLVGGAVAAVVAKALGSEAE